In Elgaria multicarinata webbii isolate HBS135686 ecotype San Diego chromosome 19, rElgMul1.1.pri, whole genome shotgun sequence, a genomic segment contains:
- the PTPA gene encoding serine/threonine-protein phosphatase 2A activator: MAESERQPDPPEEAAPPPCQNFMVPKKEINMVPDMAKWKRSQAYADYIGFILTLNEGIKGKKLMGDYKVSEPIEKLVALLNTLDQWIDETPPVDQPSRFGNKAFRTWYAKLDQGAENLVATVVPMQQAEAVPEVAVYLKESVGNSTRIDYGTGHEAAFAAFLCCLCKIGVLRVDDQLAIVFKVFNRYLEVMRKLQKTYRMEPAGSQGVWGLDDFQFLPFIWGSSQLIDHPNLEPRHFVDEKVVNENHKDYMFLECIRFITEMKTGPFAEHSNQLWNISAVPSWSKVNQGLIRMYKAECLEKFPVIQHFKFGSLLPIQPAAS, translated from the exons ATGGCAGAAAGCGAGCGGCAGCCGG ACCCCCCTGAGGAGGCAGcgcctcctccctgccagaaCTTCATGGTCCCCAAAAAGGAAATCAACATGGTCCCTGACATGGCGAAATGGAAACGCTCTCAG GCTTATGCGGATTACATTGGCTTTATCCTCACGCTGAATGAAGGCATCAAGGGGAAGAAACTGATGGGCGATTACAAAGTCTCGGAG CCTATTGAAAAGCTGGTGGCTCTCCTGAACACGCTGGATCAGTGGATTGACGAGACCCCGCCGGTGGACCAGCCCTCACGTTTCGGGAACAAAGCTTTCCGGACGTGGTACGCCAAACTAGACCAG GGAGCGGAGAACCTGGTTGCCACTGTGGTCCCGATGCAGCAGGCAGAAGCGGTTCCCGAGGTGGCCGTGTACTTGAAGGAATCTGTGGGGAACTCCACCCGCATCGACTACGGGACAG GCCACGAAGCAGCGTTTGCCGCCTTCCTCTGTTGCCTTTGCAAAATTGGCGTTCTCCGGGTGGACGACCAGCTGGCCATCGTCTTCAAGGTGTTCAACAG GTACTTGGAAGTCATGCGGAAACTCCAGAAAACCTACCGAATGGAGCCAGCCGGGAGCCAAGGGGTCTGGGGTCTGGATGACTTTCAGTTCCTGCCCTTCATATGGGGCAGCTCACAACTGATAG ATCATCCAAATCTGGAGCCTCGGCATTTTGTGGACGAGAAAGTGGTGAACGAGAACCATAAGGACTACATGTTTCTCGAGTGCATCCGGTTCATTACAGAG ATGAAAACGGGCCCGTTCGCTGAGCACTCCAACCAGCTGTGGAACATCAGCGCAGTCCCTTCCTGGTCCAAAGTGAACCAAGGCCTCATCCGCATGTACAAAGCTGAG tgCCTGGAGAAGTTTCCCGTCATTCAACACTTCAAGTTCGGCAGCCTGCTTCCCATCCAGCCTGCTGCGTCTTAA